In a single window of the Dreissena polymorpha isolate Duluth1 chromosome 3, UMN_Dpol_1.0, whole genome shotgun sequence genome:
- the LOC127871469 gene encoding SREBP regulating gene protein-like, translating to MLTIRAFRRRWIFAIFLIILALFLLFQVFNETQSANASVYEVQHTLLRQPFQWHPKVSDVVGESSNITVCRNSVQGRQLIVDERGYICYHEGLTSGGCCSAQLGVSRYNCSTCKNNGCCYVYEHCISCCLEPQKKPILQRILQEARDNKEKLLVSVSDPFELCLAKCRTSSKSVQHENSYRDPSAKYCYGEDPPELQLVAT from the exons ATGTTGACAATCAGAGCCTTTCGTAGGCGCTGGATTTTTGCCATTTTCCTCATTATTTTAGCATTATTCCTTTTGTTTCAAGTTTTTAATGAG acCCAATCAGCCAATGCCAGTGTGTATGAAGTCCAGCACACTCTCTTAAGACAACCTTTCCAGTGGCACCCCAAAGTGAGCGATGTAGTTGGTGAAAGCTCTAACATCACAGTGTGCAGAAATTCTGTCCAGGGTCGGCAGCTTATTGTTGATGAGCGAG GTTATATTTGTTATCACGAGGGACTAACGTCAGGTGGTTGTTGCTCCGCCCAGCTCGGTGTATCTAGATACAACTGCTCCACTTGCAAGAACAACGGCTGCTGTTATGTGTATGAGCACTGCATTTCCTGCTGCTTGGAACCACAGAAG aaaccaaTTCTTCAAAGGATTTTGCAAGAGGCTAGAGATAACAAAGAAAAGCTGTTGGTTTCTGTTTCGGACCCATTTGAACTCTGCTTAGCGAAATGTAGAACTTCATCTAAG AGTGTTCAGCATGAGAACTCCTATAGAGATCCCTCGGCTAAATACTGTTATGGAGAGGACCCCCCTGAACTGCAGCTGGTGGCCACATGA